Within Macrobrachium nipponense isolate FS-2020 chromosome 20, ASM1510439v2, whole genome shotgun sequence, the genomic segment aatggatcacggttcgatgtgataattattcatatatacatatatgtatctatatatatatatatatatgtgttgtggtatagatatgtatatatatatatatatatattatgtagatatatatatatattgtatatatatatatgatatataatatagatatagatatatatagatatatcatatatatagtatcatatactacagtatatatacatacatatatatctatatatatatatatagacataaatatatatatatatatatgagtatatatagtatatatgatatatatatatatatagatatgtatatactatatataagtagatatatacacatatatatatacatatatatagtatagatagagatatatatatatatatttatgatatatatatatatatatatatagatatatatatatatatatatgattattttattaggtatatagattatatatatatatatatatatatatatatatatatatatataggtatatatatatgtatatatatgtatatatatatatatatatatatggatacaatatatacatatatatacatagatatatatatatatatatatatatatatatatatgtatatatatgatatatatatatataatatagatatatatatatagatatataatatatatatatgtatatatatctatatatgatatatatatatatatatatatatatatatatatatatatatttacgtatatatatatatatatatatatatatatagatatatatgtacatatatatatagatatctatatatatatatatatatatatatatatataatattataatatatataatatatatatttatatatatatatatcatatatatatatatatatacatatatatatatatatataataatatatatatatatatatatatatatatatatatatgatatgggcCTTTTGCAATCTTgagtgatctcacccctggggcatcctcgCCAGTGGAGCGTCATTGGTATCGGGGTTTATTTTAGCCAGGGATGGGCCCTTCCCGATCCTCAGCTCCACCAGCTAGCCAAGAGAGGGTAGTCTTCTCCCCTGCCACTctgggatcaaatattttgcacatactacataaggcattaacttacgggtttttacgccgcgccagaggttgccacagtagtatatgaaagtattcaatccattatgcattgcatgacccatattttgcatatatacaatggcattaacttacgggtgtttacgccacgccagaggttgccactgcagtatataCAAAAGATGGACCTTGcaatgcataacccaattcacatatggagtagaaggcattaacttacgggttttcacgccgcaccagaggttgcctgCTGCTCAGATATGTGATTGGTTTAATACCCACTCCAGAGGGTATCATGCGGCAGGAGAAGGGGGTGGTCCTGTGCCCCTCCAAACAGCTGtggagagctggtcctccttcctccaaacagctgtttgctctcatcctgagagctggtcctccttcctccaaacagctgttggctcgcatcctgagagctggtcctccttcctcaaAACAGCTGTTGgttctcatcctgagagctggtcctccttcctccaaacagctgttggcccTCATcgtgagagctggtcctccttcctccgtcaCGGAGACGAGAGAATCTTCATGGATGCCTGTTGAAAAGGCCGATCACAAGACTTGTCTTCACAGCTGCAAAGAAACAGCCCATATGAAGGATTCTGACTGACTGATCACCAGTTGATGATGTTGCGgcatgttccagaggcattgcgatcttcttggcccaatCGATGGAGTTGATTGGAGGATGGGTGTGTGGGGAGGTAGGGGGGACCTCCCgttgctggttgctgctggggggagcagcagtgaacacccatcctgcagtcaatcccatcgaatgggccaagaagattgcagctcctctggaacacgcACAGCAGTGTCCATCACCACCTAGTGACGAGTCAAAGTCCTCCACATTTTTGTGGAATCAGAGTCTGTTTctccttttgtctcttcctaGTTTCCTTTAGTAttcatcctgagagcttgtcctccaacctacaaacagctgttggctctcattcTGAGAGTTGGCCCTCCTTCCTCcgaaacagctgttggctctcatcctgagagctggtcctccttcctccaaaacagctgttggctctcaagttAAGGGAAACTTCATTTCTTACCTCCCATGTCTATGCCTTTGATCTTGCAGCACTTGAAGGTTCACACTATCTCCAACTTTGGCGGAAGGTAGTGACCCTTTGTTGTCAATCAAATCTAAATCATTTATCCATGGTTCAGGTCAATGATACTATGTGATCAAGTCTTTCAAGTTGCTTCAGCAAGTTTTTCCttaattctttattcctctctttttcGGTTTCTAGAGCATTAGTCATGGACATaatgtctttttctttttgggtCAATACACCCTTAATATCTGAATTCATGGCTTCCAATTGAGCCAGCCGCATCTTCATCTGCTCGAGTTCTTCATTCAGAAGTCTGTTTTTCTCTCCTTCATTTTCTAAACAGTTCATCAGTAGAGTCAACTTGCTGGTCCCTCTTAGCTAACTCTTCCTTCATTTCAGCCTTTTCACCTTCGACTTCAGCTATCCAGTTTCTAATCCAGCTGAGCTGCTTTCAGTGAATTTACTTCCTGTTTCTTTATTACCACTAACATCTTCTTCAACTTGGCCTTTTTTCCACCCTCCTAGTTCAGCTTACCCAATCTTTCCTCATCTGCTGAACTTCTCCATTTAAGATTTTGTTCACTTCTTCTCCATTTTCTAAATAATTCTTATAGAGTTTATTTCATGTTCGTTATTGGCCAATTCCTCCTCCATCTTGGCATTTTGACCTCCTAGTTCAGCTACCCAGTTCTCATCTGCTGAACCTCTTCATTTAAAAGTTTGTTCTTTTCTTCTGCATTTTCTAGAGAATTCTCCATCGACTTTACTTCCAGTTCTTTACGGGCCAATTCCTCCTCCATCTTGGCATTTTGTCCTCCTAGTTCAGCTATCCAATTTTTCATCTGCTGAACCTcttcatttaaaattttgttattttcttctgcATTTTCTAGAGAATTCTTCGTCGACTTTGCTTCCAGTTCTTTATGAGCCAATTCCTCCTCCATCTTGGCATTTGACCTCCTAGTTCAGCTACCCAATTTCTCATCTGCTGACTTCTTCattcaaaatgtttttatttcctcTCCATTTTCGATTTGCTTCTGGAGATCGGCATTCTTCTGTCGTAGCCCAGCAATTTCTCGTGTAAAAGCTTCTTTCGAATTCTTCAGATGGtcgccctctttctctttctcttccagagCTTCTCTCAGTTCGTCATTGGCCGTCTTGAAGTATTTGTTCTCCGAAGCCAACACTCGATTGGTGGCTTCAGATTCCTTTAATCTCAAGGAGAGCTCGGTTCCCTCCTTCAGAGCGCTTTCCAGCTCTCTCTCCTTCGTCACCATCGTGTCCTGGAAACGACTTCTCAGCCCCTTTTCCAATGTCTCGATTTCTCTGtctcttgctttcttttcttcttccaaacgactttccatttcttttctttcaactGCGTTCCGTTCAATCATAAGATTTTTCTccacaatttcattttgcagaaacTCGTTCTGCTCCCTAGCTCCTTTCAAGAGACGTTCCATTTCACTTTCCTGGAGCTTACTCTTTTCCAGAAACTCTTCCAGCATCTGTTTCTCAGCCTCCAAACGTCCTCGCTGGTGTTCCAACAATTGAATGTCTCGGGTCATCTCGTCTAGGTGTTCCTCTGTCTTTGCATGTCGTTCTTCTTGCGTTTCCAGACGATCTCTCAGTCTGGCCACCTCGGTTCGTTGCGATTCCAGATCTTTTTCCAGTCCGTGAATGTACTTTCCTTTTGCTGGTATTTTCGGTAAGCAGCTACCGCCAGGCCAGCCAACAAGGCCACACCATACAAGTGATGGGGCGACGGCTTGGCTGGCGTCCAAAGGTTTGTTCATCATCAAGTTCTGGATGAACAGATTCCCACAGCTATAAGATAAATATCTGTGATACACTCGAAGGTCCTTCAGCCAAATTGAGCGTCATTAGGTCCTCAACAATTGAGTTAAACAAACCACAGGCCACAACTGCAAGTGCACAAAAAGCTACAATAAGTGGAGCAAACATCATAATGATTAATGTTACCCAAATATGTCAGCTGTCAATAGTCCTAGTTTCTACAACTGACTGATGAGCGGCGGCTTCTTTCGATTCGAGGAAGGCTCCAGCGCCGGCCTCGGAGCGCCTCTTTCCCGGCTCGGCTCCgagtatttcttcttcttcttcttcgtgtttgGATGAAGAAGGATTCTTGCTCCCAGAGCAAGAAGCTTTTGACTGAAGTCTTTCTTTCGACATAAGAATTCGCGTAGGAGATTATCTTCACCCTTTCAACTTTGCCTCAACTGAAAtcattaattacttttatttttccagtcCAGTATTCTCCTCGGATGTTCTGAaacgagtttctttttattttccttctttattttctcttcaagTTTACTGACGTTGAATTTAGTATTGGGGATTAATTTTTGACGCCTTACCATTATTGTTActatatagtaatgataatacagtcattattattattattattattattattattattattatattattattattattattattattattattattattattatccagtattctttctttctctgtctctacatacatacatactatatataataacttttattattatttttattattattattattaattatcatatttattattattattattattattattattattattattattattattattattattattattattattattattattattattatataaccagtcttctctctctctctctttctctctctattacatacgtactacatgcatgtatatatatatatatatatatatatatatatatatatatatatatataatgcaaattattattattattataataactattattaccaTAATATACCCAGTCTTCACTCTCTCTTTCACGgctctctctacatacatacgtacattacgtatatatatatatttatatatatatatatatatatatatatatatatatatatatatagtatatgtatatctatatatatatatatatatatgtgtatatatatatatatatatatataatatatatgaatttttatcacataaaccatgattcatataaatcattcgagctacaaatgtcctttaatacctaattcactctacttcggaattgatatattttcatatatgtaccgaaggggaatttttagtgataataatttcgtcccctcatgggatcgaaaccactgtccagtggacgagaacgaaatcaggacggacagtgacgtagCCTCTCTGTTTGGGCCAATCAGCAAcgcactgtccgtcctgattcgttctcgtccactggacagtggttcgatcccatgaggggacgaaattatcaactaaaaattcccctttgatacatatatgaaaatatatcaattccaaggtagagcgaattagatattaaaggacatttgtagctcgaatgatgatatatatatatatataatatatatatatatatatatatatatatatagaatatatatatataaatatataaatatagatatatatatatatatatatatataatatatatatatatatatactatatatatatatagttacaacccttgggaattGTTACAACTTGGGGTTGTTATGCAAGTTCTTCGTATATTAGTTGtcgtcagtaataaatgtaagtCTGTGCTAAAGGTCAGCAGAAACAAACacccaagaaaacttaacaatatttaatacttaataaatacaaaatttaaatcaaccttgttgGACGTGACAAATACCATAAATCAATAACAAGAAAGGACAAATACCAGTCTTAGAATCCCAAATGGGGCAatattaatgaattcctttcaaaattaaacgcattagttcccagcatcaaatttaaagttgaatgggaaacagacaacaaaattccttttcttgatgttttaataatcagagacacgacagaatacaaattaccttgtacagaaaaccaacgttctcactttcatacattcactactttagctgtcacaacattgctatcaagataggtgttcGCACAACCTGTTCTTaaaagccttacgaatttgttccccagatttcctggaaaaagaatttgaactaattcgtaagcaactttcgtctttaaagtatcctgaccatataattgagaaagcaattcacaaagaaaacgtaattttctgccgaccccctcaagacaagaccagagacacacccacaataaaataaaaattccacaccggacaggattaagacagtgactcagacctcggaaaaatctaacccttttgcatttacttacccaaataccttagccaaatccctgattaatgtccaacaaaagacaacccccaaggacacaggcgtttacaaaatcccatgccagaactgtgaccagtcttacatcggATTGACAGGAAaaatccttccccagagattattatAACCaccaaacggtcagttaggtatggacaacagaactcagctattttcaaccatataaatgaacataactatagaataaactggaacttgtcacgtataatttatagcagcaattgtcggtaCAAGAgtgaaatgatggaatcggcctaattaaagagaggcaggtaatgaacatctcaaaaggagcatgggattcagatatgatcaacaagattttcattcaaccaacgcataagaagattaaaggaagattaccagcaggagtgacctaaattggcttacctgtggatggatcaaTATGGTTATAAATACgcctaccttttctgtaaacttttctcatacatctacctgaagagggagacagtggtctctgaaataaagaatttttctctctatattttggtgtttttatgggctccttttattgtgtatatatatatatatatatatatatatatatatatatatatatatatatatatatatatgtatatatatatattgtatatatataaatacatatatatatatatatatctatatatatatatatatctatatatatatatacatatatatatatatactatatatataatatatattatatatatatatatatatatatatatatatatatataaccttggatgtcgattgactaatccagaatcctctaatatacgtagccatacaattaaatgcaaaaccgaaatcatctatgaagattttaagattattggttatacaaacaaccacAAGAACAActtattcttgaaaatttaaatattagaCAACGAGTCCCTTCACTGAACTGTCAAACAACCCCTGCTCCCTTGTATTtgtcttaactctttgcctctctcgaaaattttttttatgctttgttcTTAGTATGtccttatcctctgtaatggtaggttaaccttcagtgttttatttatttattattagtaatattttttaagtgtgtctgtatttaagtatgtgttctgcTGGCAtatactcttttatatatatatatatatatatatatatatatatatatatatatatatatatatatatattataaactatatgcataacataacgttttatatacttcgtgatcaagttattcatatatatatatatatatatatatatgtatatatatatatatatatatatatatatatatatatatatatatatgtatgtgcgtgtgtgtgtatttattgtaTACCAATACActtaattttttagaaataataccttagtaattgttattattaaggACAACAGTACCagtgttgtttcttccttccttccttctcgtAGCTCCAGAGAACCAACaaacacaatgaaacaattgtccAATATCAAAGTCGCGGAGAGAAGCGTTCTAAGGGCCACTGAGGAGACTTCGAAGTGCATCATTATTAACTCTGTATGTGTGGCTgtcctttatataataataatattaataatgatgataataataatatcatccttGAGCCTGTCTACTGGAATCAGTCGCCAGCGCACCTCAACATACCTGAAACCTTGCTttgtacgctgctggagatctgcacgaaggcCCCTTTCttcacccaccgtggccagatgttctgCCAGAAGGACCGGGTGgggatgggctccccactgggggtcctcttcgctaacttttatctGGGCACTGTGGAGGAGCGGGTCTTCACCAGGATGCAGCACCCCCGCAGATATGTCCGTTATATTAACGATATCTTTGtacaagtcgacgccgaggatgaggtagaagccctccgtcaagcatttcagcagtggcTTTgctcaaccccttgaaaatacacAAACCCTGGCTCAAGATATTCTCTACGGATGACATGGATGACCATTTCACGACCCctagaaaatacccaaccccattttggctcaaaatattctctacggatgaaaaaaacaCCTTTCAGACCCCTAGAAAATACCCAACTCCATTTTGGTTAACAACCCCTTGAAAGTACCCAACCAGTCAAAAACAATACCGCCACgactccttatcaccaacctcaGACTGCtaaataattttacaataaaaacacaaTCTTCTAGATTTATTACCTTGTATCGTTTGACGTTCGTCCTCCACATGTGCCCCGTGCGGAACAACCCCTCCTTTCCTGCTCATCCTAAGGAAGAGAAATAATGGGAATTAGAAGAACCGAACGCTTgcaagaaatgagaaaaattatatgATGTAGTATATTAACAACATCAACAAATTATTATAACCTTTTTATTTGATGAATGCATACAGCCAGTTTACCACTAGAACTCCAATGAGAACATTTGACCCCCCACCTGTCATTACTTTCTAAATGACACGGCAAGAAGACAATGTTCATTAACGACAAAACTGATTTCAACCCTCTGTGACTTTTACAGTGAACAGTGAACGAAGAGAACAGTGTAAAGACCGCACTTATATGAATTATATGGCTGTATCTGCCTTACGTACTGACGAAGGACAAATCCTAAAATAGCGCAGAGAAAAGTCGATAAGCCGCCCGAATAAATTTTTGGGTTTATACAATAACTGTCAAAAAAGAACAGTCAATATAAAAGCACATCTTGTGCCCAACAACGTCAATACTAGAAGATGAAGGCAGAGTATTCGATATAAAAAAACTAACGGTTTAATCCTATTCACAGGTATTATGAACATACCCACTTCATCCGAAGCAAACACACCTAGATATTTAATAACACTCCCTAGCAAACCTTGAAAGTAAgtctcaatttcttttgtatccatcactcctaacccctaacatcacactgaacgaCTCCATCCGAATCAattgttaaaatacccttggtgcTTCCGAACAATAAAATCATGCAAGGATGAGGTGTGACTGTTCTCAGCTTTATAGATTCAAACTAGCTGAAATTTCAACCAgcattgaatcttcaacctcttccaTGACGAAGCTACAACAATAGAGAGCCCTTCCGTTTTTAAGTGTTGTAGGTGATGAGGTTATCACGACCACCACCTATTGACTTGTGCGTTTCGTAAAACAATTGCGTGACAGTATTAGGAAAACGACAGTTTATATTATACATTGTATTCCCATTAACAGTGATATGCACGCTATTCAAGTACAAACTATTGGCCACATAATTCCCTGAAAACGTTTGCATACTAATCATAGCTTACGTAATCTTTTcagtatatatgtaagaattacattatatataaaccagtgacctggggtcatggcatcaggaggggttctacgtgaccaaagcacaccttagattatgctatgcgttgtctgcagtagcctgatctagctcaaagctttgtcaacatttttatgttatgataactttgcacaacaacttccatgggaagaggttgacctgttaacctacgccgggaaacttgtaacttccgagccggcagactacgtatgtgtttttatatgaattgcttagatagctaatgttccgctatcgacgcgatgctttagaatggcagtttcacgccaacagtcaaacatatcggtcgtccgaccgagctgcatctcctagtatggagttacagaataaagttgttaacttgttcaactagcctgtttgaatcatctcctctagacaagaaagaacctctctactaaggaTATCCAGGAGATGAgagaaccaaacattacttacggataacagccgtaaggaaaaaacaaaaagtctatcgccaagcgataataCATTAGAAAAATGGTGGCAgctaataaacgaagaacataattaacaagacccatatcagccgaccgaaggtctacatgaactaacttccaccttcaacatcaaacgaaacagaggaaacgggatcttcaatcaacgcaacagtttatgaagacgcaactatgtccttcatcgagaggaatacaagcatttaacactgacgtttgagcaactgtgtcacttatcttcgagaatctacaccggacgagagcagcattgaacatcaacggaaagaagaaaacaaacacagggaacatcacccgttcacgagcaaggacgcagagtggacagctatacgcagtagtgcaaggacggaggctgtgacgtcatcaatcttggacttcccagagcatcgtgcaccgagagaagaccgtgacgtcatcacgacttccgacgcgagacgtcatcccatgtcaacaatccttcgcaatataatctggagctaagtaccatttttatctattcaggtcttttcctcagtgaagtgttgttcatcaagagtcgatcgtccagtattctgggggtgagttgttcgccatattaatcttccttcattacagaacctatcttcaaccacgaggttctcgcccgcagattaatttttttttcttttctcgttgtcattaaccgtttcttgcaggaattctccgtataatatttgatcatattgtctgtatttttgtatcttttgggggattttcctattattataacacacttatacagtacattgcttatgcgtttacggtagtggtcgagtgtactcttatagatattttgataggattgcaaggaatagaagtgataagaaaaaagtgaaagccgaaatggcaaccactccggctggcaaccccacgtggtgactctcgttagcgcgaggtcagcgatcgtcccttttcaaggtcgggtcaatgggttcctgcctcaaaatgttgaggcatggatctcatctgtagacgctcatttaaatgcaaaaagcatcacagccCACCCCAgtcagtacaattacaggaggccaagagcttcgtagacttcgctaaaggcgacgcaagtgcgtatctaagggggtttctttccaagaagcgcttacatgggacgagttcaaaataagattacgtgccgtgatgtgggggtgaagaggctttagatgtagtattggctttgagaaatatccttaatcaagcctccatgactcagctcaatgttgtcgagcgggcggcgctaattgccgaccggctaaatgaatatcaggatagtttatgtaactccgggtgggttgcgggtgctaacatcaaagtgaaagattttatccgtttgatctaccttacgtctatcactgtaatgttgcctgaagcgttagtacggtgttttgataaaaaaattgcagcccgacagttacggaattagatgtgtataaacaaaatcaaaaaacacatgtctaaatgtaccgacctagatccttcgctcattcaagtttttgcaaaaaaatgagaacaagccacaacaagtaaatgtggtacataataataatcaagttgcagggatggtttgttataactgtaaacgaccaggtcacatgatttcagactgtcggacgcgcttttgttcaatacacaatagttcaactcattcatataaccgttgctactcgaggatcaacagccaaacgccacaaacacgcaaccagttgctagtgcaaataaaaagaagggtcctcagtactataagaagaaacaaccaaacggaaattctgcacaacagcagaaa encodes:
- the LOC135219887 gene encoding myosin heavy chain, clone 203-like, which produces MMNKPLDASQAVAPSLVWCGLVGWPGGSCLPKIPAKGKYIHGLEKDLESQRTEVARLRDRLETQEERHAKTEEHLDEMTRDIQLLEHQRGRLEAEKQMLEEFLEKSKLQESEMERLLKGAREQNEFLQNEIVEKNLMIERNAVERKEMESRLEEEKKARDREIETLEKGLRSRFQDTMVTKERELESALKEGTELSLRLKESEATNRVLASENKYFKTANDELREALEEKEKEGDHLKNSKEAFTREIAGLRQKNADLQKQIENGEEIKTF